A single window of Halobacterium jilantaiense DNA harbors:
- a CDS encoding formate/nitrite transporter family protein — protein MSSAPDPEEIFDRAVDEGDRRLDQSTLELLSTSFIAGFTVVFGIVALGIVHAAVEPEFEELAAVAGSLAFAPSLVFLVVGRTELFNENFFDPVAAAFDADDTWLVGPLVRLWTVTLAFNFAGAVALAAFVAVEGAIPSPSVTALVDTAETVAGRQPAAAFGSAVIGGALVALLSFMLQAVDTAGARISLSFMVGFLLALGPFHHVVVTVVHVYVGMLFGGNVGYATLAEVLAVSTAGNLVGGLGLVTLSHVTQVVGARSPGD, from the coding sequence GTGAGCAGTGCCCCCGACCCCGAGGAGATATTCGACCGCGCCGTCGACGAGGGCGACCGGCGTCTCGACCAGTCCACCCTGGAACTGCTCTCGACGAGTTTCATCGCCGGCTTCACCGTCGTGTTCGGTATCGTCGCGCTCGGCATCGTCCACGCCGCCGTCGAACCCGAATTCGAGGAGCTCGCCGCCGTCGCCGGGTCGCTCGCGTTCGCACCGTCGCTCGTCTTCCTCGTCGTCGGTCGCACAGAGCTGTTCAACGAGAACTTCTTCGACCCGGTCGCCGCCGCCTTCGACGCCGACGACACCTGGCTCGTCGGCCCCCTCGTCCGCCTCTGGACCGTCACGCTCGCGTTCAACTTCGCGGGTGCGGTCGCGCTCGCCGCGTTCGTCGCCGTCGAGGGTGCCATCCCGTCTCCGTCGGTCACGGCCCTCGTCGACACCGCGGAGACAGTCGCGGGCCGCCAGCCCGCTGCGGCGTTCGGGAGCGCGGTCATCGGCGGCGCGCTCGTCGCCCTGCTGTCGTTCATGCTGCAGGCCGTCGACACCGCCGGCGCTCGCATCTCGCTGTCGTTCATGGTGGGGTTCCTGCTCGCGCTCGGGCCGTTCCACCACGTCGTCGTCACCGTCGTCCACGTGTACGTCGGGATGCTGTTCGGTGGGAACGTCGGGTACGCGACACTCGCGGAGGTACTGGCTGTCTCGACGGCCGGCAACCTCGTCGGCGGCCTCGGGCTGGTGACGCTCTCGCACGTCACGCAGGTCGTGGGTGCCCGCAGCCCCGGCGACTGA
- a CDS encoding potassium channel family protein, whose translation MNYVYLAAGVAVLVLAVVDILWTTLWVDGGAGPISTRLIPGLWAVIRRLGGRRSRALSLAGPVILTLTLVTWVALIWGGWTLVFGAGGDALVNARDSRPITWANRLYFVAYTMFTMGNGDYYPPTGGWQVAASLTTASGMLFVTMGVSYVFSVLSAVTEKRSFASSVTGLGDSAEAAVETGWDAGGFRGLDLPLNSLATELDTLATQHKAYPILHYYHSEEATQASAMGVAIFDEALTVLRFGVQRDAQPNRALVANARSAVDNYLETLNESFFDPAANAPDPPDLDRVQEAGVPTVQDEEFAAAVDGQADRRRKLLGVVHSDAWRWPPSDDD comes from the coding sequence ATGAACTACGTCTACCTCGCTGCGGGGGTGGCGGTGCTGGTGCTGGCCGTCGTCGACATCCTCTGGACGACACTGTGGGTCGACGGCGGCGCTGGCCCCATCTCCACCCGACTGATACCCGGGCTCTGGGCGGTGATTCGGCGACTCGGCGGCCGCCGCTCGCGGGCGCTCAGCCTCGCCGGGCCCGTCATCCTCACGCTGACGCTCGTCACGTGGGTGGCGCTCATCTGGGGCGGCTGGACGCTCGTGTTCGGGGCCGGCGGGGACGCACTCGTCAACGCCCGCGACAGCCGCCCTATCACGTGGGCGAACCGGTTATACTTCGTCGCGTACACGATGTTCACGATGGGGAACGGAGACTACTACCCGCCGACCGGCGGTTGGCAGGTCGCGGCGTCCCTGACGACCGCCAGCGGGATGCTGTTCGTCACGATGGGCGTCTCCTACGTGTTCTCCGTGTTGAGCGCGGTCACAGAGAAGCGGTCGTTCGCGAGCAGCGTCACCGGCCTCGGAGACTCCGCCGAGGCGGCCGTGGAGACCGGCTGGGACGCGGGCGGGTTCCGTGGACTCGACCTCCCGCTGAACTCGCTGGCCACCGAGCTCGACACGCTCGCGACCCAGCACAAGGCCTACCCGATCCTGCACTACTACCACAGCGAGGAGGCGACCCAGGCGTCCGCGATGGGGGTCGCCATCTTCGACGAGGCGCTGACGGTGCTGCGGTTCGGCGTCCAGCGGGACGCCCAGCCGAACCGCGCGCTCGTGGCGAACGCCCGCAGCGCCGTCGACAACTACCTGGAGACCCTGAACGAGTCGTTTTTCGACCCGGCAGCGAACGCCCCGGACCCGCCGGACCTCGACCGCGTGCAGGAAGCGGGCGTGCCGACAGTCCAAGACGAGGAGTTCGCGGCGGCCGTCGACGG
- a CDS encoding DUF5789 family protein: protein MAPEDEPEADSTDSDDSRSQGIELGALDDDLEAHDYPASASALVDEYGDREIELPGGSQRVGEVLGLYEEDDQEFDDAEAVRTAIHNLVGTEAVGRDNYSDRGGSTPDESTDDEHESF from the coding sequence ATGGCACCCGAGGACGAGCCGGAAGCGGATTCGACGGACAGCGACGACAGCCGGAGCCAGGGTATCGAACTCGGGGCCCTCGACGACGACCTGGAGGCCCACGACTACCCGGCGTCGGCGTCGGCGCTCGTCGACGAGTACGGCGACCGCGAAATCGAGTTGCCGGGCGGGTCCCAGCGCGTCGGGGAGGTGCTCGGACTCTACGAGGAGGACGACCAGGAGTTCGACGACGCCGAGGCAGTCCGGACGGCCATCCACAATCTCGTCGGTACCGAGGCCGTCGGCCGCGACAACTACAGCGACCGCGGCGGGTCGACGCCAGACGAGAGCACCGACGACGAGCACGAGTCGTTCTGA
- a CDS encoding diacylglycerol/lipid kinase family protein: MPATDASETVVIVNPNSGDADHADAVRHRTELLGYDYRETEAAEDTVTFAREAAADGADTVVAVGGDGTVNEVVRGLDEADALDSVTLGVVPAGTGNSFAGNIGVESIDHAFDVVEDGRRRRIDLGRADDSVFVNSCVAGLTAEASADASSDMKSQLGVLAYVVSTVRSVSEFDALPLAVDAYGDGGETTAWEGEALMVLVGNARRFVRGDDTQAAVEDGEFEVTVVEDVSTLDVMGEAVTSGLFAADSEYVQRFRAPALELTLRESESVRFSLDGEMLSRSSLSVRTDPGALEVAVGDGYDPDPGGL, from the coding sequence ATGCCAGCGACAGACGCCTCGGAGACGGTCGTCATCGTGAACCCGAACAGCGGCGACGCCGACCACGCGGACGCGGTGCGACACCGAACCGAGCTGCTGGGGTACGACTACCGCGAGACGGAGGCCGCGGAGGACACCGTGACGTTCGCCCGGGAAGCCGCGGCAGACGGTGCCGACACCGTCGTCGCGGTGGGCGGGGACGGCACCGTCAACGAAGTGGTGCGGGGCCTCGACGAGGCCGACGCCCTCGACAGCGTCACGCTCGGCGTCGTCCCCGCCGGCACCGGGAACAGCTTCGCCGGCAACATCGGGGTGGAGAGCATCGACCACGCCTTCGACGTGGTCGAGGACGGCCGGCGGCGTCGCATCGACCTGGGGCGTGCCGACGATTCGGTGTTCGTGAACTCCTGTGTCGCGGGGTTGACCGCGGAAGCGAGCGCCGACGCGTCCAGCGACATGAAGAGCCAGCTGGGGGTGCTCGCGTACGTCGTGTCGACCGTGCGGTCGGTCTCCGAGTTCGACGCGCTCCCGCTGGCCGTCGACGCCTACGGAGACGGCGGGGAGACGACCGCCTGGGAGGGGGAGGCGCTGATGGTGCTCGTGGGGAACGCGCGGCGGTTCGTTCGGGGCGACGACACGCAGGCGGCCGTCGAGGACGGCGAGTTCGAGGTGACGGTCGTGGAAGACGTCTCGACGCTGGACGTGATGGGGGAGGCCGTCACGTCGGGGTTGTTCGCGGCGGACTCCGAGTACGTCCAGCGGTTCCGAGCGCCGGCCCTCGAACTCACGCTCCGGGAGTCGGAGTCGGTCCGGTTCAGTCTGGACGGCGAGATGCTGTCCCGGAGTTCGCTGTCCGTTCGCACCGACCCGGGTGCCCTCGAGGTGGCGGTCGGAGACGGCTACGACCCCGACCCGGGGGGACTGTGA
- a CDS encoding glutamate-cysteine ligase family protein — translation MTLTTGIELELWVIDEHGCLCGGRQIADAHERIEPEFVGPLLEVRTAPRDSEVALRRDLEDVLGTAIRAARAEGKRLVPLGTPLTEVDDPAPSERGELFERIYGDGVRAAKNCAGTHLHFERTEPTSQLNLLTALDPALALVSSSPYYCGQRSQRSARAHAYRRECGTAFTPYCDLWSYVDSVAEWEDRVDRAFESFTSLAAERGVSPSRVERAFTPEDAVLNPVRLRRCQPTVEWRAPDAALPSEVVSLAADVGGLVAQTEEAPVTVGDPGVYDDRVGVPAFDDLYDLSRVAIAFGLSPEPVRDYLQRFGFGCSTYDPLSERLGGSEAVSEERAREMRLEQARRLEADVAGLLDVEPSPPSRVEEA, via the coding sequence ATGACACTCACAACGGGCATTGAGCTCGAGCTATGGGTAATCGACGAGCACGGCTGCCTGTGCGGCGGTCGGCAGATAGCCGACGCCCACGAGCGAATCGAACCCGAGTTCGTGGGGCCGCTGCTGGAGGTCCGGACCGCGCCCCGGGACTCGGAGGTCGCGCTCCGGCGTGACCTCGAAGACGTCCTCGGGACCGCCATCCGGGCGGCCCGGGCCGAGGGCAAGCGCCTCGTCCCGCTCGGAACCCCACTGACAGAGGTGGACGACCCAGCGCCGTCCGAGCGCGGCGAACTCTTCGAGCGCATCTACGGCGACGGCGTGCGGGCGGCGAAGAACTGCGCGGGCACGCACCTCCACTTCGAGCGCACCGAGCCGACCAGCCAGCTGAACCTCCTGACCGCGCTCGACCCGGCGCTGGCGCTCGTCAGCTCCTCGCCGTACTACTGCGGGCAGCGCTCCCAGCGCTCCGCTCGCGCCCACGCCTACCGGCGCGAGTGCGGGACGGCGTTCACGCCGTACTGCGACCTCTGGTCGTACGTCGACTCGGTCGCGGAGTGGGAGGACCGCGTCGACCGCGCCTTCGAGTCGTTCACGTCGCTCGCCGCCGAGCGCGGCGTCTCGCCGTCACGCGTGGAGCGCGCGTTCACGCCGGAGGATGCCGTGTTGAACCCGGTTCGGCTGCGGCGCTGTCAGCCGACCGTGGAGTGGCGGGCACCGGACGCGGCGCTCCCGTCGGAGGTCGTCTCGCTGGCCGCCGACGTCGGCGGCCTCGTCGCCCAGACCGAGGAGGCCCCCGTGACGGTCGGCGACCCCGGCGTCTACGACGACCGCGTCGGCGTGCCGGCGTTCGACGACCTCTACGACCTGAGCCGGGTGGCAATCGCGTTCGGGCTGTCGCCCGAGCCAGTGCGTGACTACCTGCAGCGGTTCGGCTTCGGCTGCTCGACGTACGACCCGCTCTCGGAGCGCCTCGGCGGCTCGGAGGCCGTCAGCGAGGAACGGGCCCGAGAGATGCGTCTGGAGCAGGCTCGCCGCCTGGAGGCGGACGTGGCGGGGTTGCTGGACGTCGAACCGTCGCCGCCGAGCCGAGTCGAGGAGGCCTGA
- a CDS encoding PHP domain-containing protein: MFDVDLHAHTRFFHWAAGRPTAYDPVGARALAAMSRQRGLDGVALTNHDYYRALSAGGDTPVFLPGVEVSTTRGHALVVGPDPPTATNPRAMTPAQVVSMAHDRGCAAIIPHPYRRGTVLDAEADFDAVEINGKHPSSADRVRRLADDLDLPIVAGSDAHFPFEAGRAYTRIDADELTPEAVVEAIRDGRVEPKVNPVPGHRLLQRAYHYVHLAKRRTSRESLLPGGW; the protein is encoded by the coding sequence GTGTTCGACGTAGACCTCCACGCCCACACGCGGTTCTTCCACTGGGCGGCGGGCCGGCCGACGGCCTACGACCCCGTGGGGGCGCGGGCGCTGGCGGCGATGAGCCGTCAGCGCGGCCTGGACGGCGTCGCGCTCACGAACCACGACTACTACCGCGCACTCTCGGCGGGCGGCGACACCCCGGTGTTTCTGCCCGGTGTCGAGGTGTCGACCACGCGCGGTCACGCGCTCGTGGTCGGCCCGGACCCGCCGACGGCCACGAACCCCAGAGCGATGACGCCAGCACAGGTCGTGTCGATGGCCCACGACAGGGGCTGTGCTGCCATCATCCCGCACCCCTACCGGCGCGGGACGGTCCTGGACGCCGAGGCCGACTTCGACGCCGTCGAGATCAACGGCAAGCACCCGAGCAGCGCGGACCGGGTGCGGCGGCTCGCCGACGACCTCGACCTCCCCATCGTCGCGGGCAGCGACGCGCACTTCCCGTTCGAGGCGGGGCGGGCGTACACCCGCATCGACGCCGACGAACTCACTCCGGAGGCGGTCGTCGAAGCGATACGCGACGGGCGCGTGGAGCCGAAAGTCAACCCCGTGCCCGGCCACCGGCTGCTCCAGCGAGCCTACCACTACGTCCACCTCGCGAAACGGCGCACGAGCCGCGAGTCACTGCTCCCCGGCGGCTGGTAG
- a CDS encoding helix-turn-helix domain-containing protein — protein sequence MTSVVEAAVPADQLALAATLRTVPDARVDAVRTVAAGSDSMLPVLVFDGHYEDVEPALRDDPSVASVSPLATLEKECVYQVEWADDASDRLETMFPEAGAVMRTRAADEKWCFRALFADRGPMEDWYHGCRDAGLDVDVESVHDPTESVRSRQHGLSRKQYVALETALQHGFYDIPRKVTLEELADEFDVSHQALSERLSRAHRSTIANVVAADFPVARVE from the coding sequence GTGACCTCTGTCGTGGAGGCGGCGGTGCCGGCCGACCAGCTCGCGCTCGCGGCGACGCTCCGGACGGTCCCGGACGCCCGGGTGGACGCCGTCCGGACGGTGGCCGCCGGGTCTGACTCGATGCTGCCCGTCCTCGTCTTCGACGGCCACTACGAGGACGTGGAGCCCGCGCTCCGCGACGACCCGAGCGTGGCGTCCGTCTCGCCGCTGGCGACGCTGGAGAAGGAGTGCGTCTATCAGGTGGAGTGGGCGGACGACGCGAGCGACCGCCTCGAAACGATGTTCCCGGAGGCGGGAGCCGTGATGCGCACGCGGGCCGCCGACGAGAAGTGGTGTTTCCGGGCGCTGTTCGCCGACCGCGGCCCGATGGAGGACTGGTACCACGGCTGCCGGGACGCCGGGCTGGACGTCGACGTGGAGTCCGTCCACGACCCGACGGAGTCGGTGCGCTCGCGCCAGCACGGACTCAGCCGCAAGCAGTACGTCGCTCTGGAGACCGCGCTCCAGCACGGCTTCTACGACATCCCGCGGAAGGTCACGCTCGAAGAGCTCGCTGACGAGTTCGACGTCAGCCACCAGGCGCTCTCCGAGCGGCTCTCGCGCGCCCACCGGTCGACGATAGCGAACGTCGTCGCGGCGGACTTCCCGGTCGCACGCGTCGAGTGA
- a CDS encoding DUF7130 family rubredoxin-like protein translates to MNETHDDAEETASIESGDTVYDDDGRVLGIVTDFTDEGFAVEVVQAGADVAQSENAGPAAETDTEDIPGKDFGEGYLMWRCEDCGEMGELDDDGIPEECPSCGAPKEHIHMAQED, encoded by the coding sequence ATGAACGAGACCCACGACGACGCCGAGGAGACCGCCAGCATCGAGTCCGGAGACACCGTCTACGACGACGACGGCCGCGTGCTCGGTATCGTCACCGACTTCACTGACGAGGGGTTCGCGGTCGAAGTCGTTCAGGCCGGCGCGGACGTCGCGCAGTCCGAGAACGCCGGCCCCGCCGCAGAGACCGACACCGAGGACATCCCCGGGAAGGACTTCGGCGAGGGGTACCTGATGTGGCGCTGCGAGGACTGCGGCGAGATGGGCGAACTCGACGACGACGGCATCCCCGAGGAGTGCCCGAGCTGTGGCGCGCCGAAAGAACACATCCACATGGCTCAGGAGGACTGA